A genomic window from Montipora capricornis isolate CH-2021 chromosome 8, ASM3666992v2, whole genome shotgun sequence includes:
- the LOC138059542 gene encoding uncharacterized protein translates to MRQKDDQPFAGLLNRFRTASQTEEDIKCIQSRSIDPSDVNYPSDSLHIWAENNPVNRHNEMKLHQIPAQLFHLKATDQYPPNVSQQDINRILARPRSETGGLDANISIKETARVMLTNNIDISDRLINGQLGTVVRIEVNQNNKKPTIIYIKFDDAKAGNSLIQKSTNSFVRQNRVVPIETVLAKIKIHPNKPSSPEIQRMQFPLTLAYAVSIHKVQGLSLNSLVISFELVKQRSFNYGQVYVALSRATTLNGIHILGKINSKHVKADPRVHEEYERLRKISNSRGTNEKYKDNATLTICLLNIRSLKKHSVDIKYDANIKNSDLIALTETQLVPHSNDIDIKSHLLPFTLYRQDHPTDRFLSLALCTSRSIEIKEHEYFPLANAMKFVIIMNRSTTMCPNFTVLFLYRKNNSNIIQYVSHLRNILGTYAFDIILGDFNINYLNDDSIRPLKSLMTSLGYSQFVQNATFVSSGNILDQIYLKTTKFDIIENTVISVYYSDHDAVKISIKYNQDTGI, encoded by the coding sequence ATGAGACAAAAGGATGACCAACCATTTGCTGGACTTTTGAATAGGTTTCGTACAGCAAGTCAAACTGAAGAAGATATCAAGTGCATTCAATCTAGATCTATAGATCCATCAGATGTTAATTACCCTTCAGATTCTCTTCACATCTGGGCTGAAAATAATCCAGTCAATCgacacaatgaaatgaaattgcaCCAAATACCTGCACAGTTGTTCCACCTTAAAGCCACAGATCAGTACCCTCCTAATGTATCACAACAAGATATTAACAGAATTTTAGCTAGACCCAGGTCGGAAACTGGTGGACTTGATGCTAATATCTCTATAAAGGAAACTGCCAGAGTTATGTTAACCAACAACATTGATATTTCAGATAGACTTATAAATGGTCAACTAGGAACTGTTGTTAGAATTGAAgtaaatcaaaataataaaaaacccACCATTATCTATATAAAATTTGATGATGCCAAAGCTGGCAACAGTTTAATTCAAAAGAGTACTAACAGTTTTGTGCGACAGAATAGAGTTGTACCCATAGAAACTGTCctggcaaaaattaaaatacatccaAATAAGCCTTCTTCTCCCGAAATACAGAGAATGCAATTCCCTTTGACATTGGCTTATGCTGTCAGCATCCACAAAGTACAAGGATTGTCACTTAACAGTCTTGTCATTAGTTTTGAGTTGGTCAAACAGAGATCATTCAATTATGGTCAGGTATATGTTGCACTGAGCCGAGCTACCACTTTAAATGGTATTCATATTCTAGGAAAAATTAACAGCAAACATGTGAAAGCAGATCCTCGGGTACATGAAGAATATGAAAGACTGCGAAAAATCTCAAACAGCAGGGGAACTAATGAAAAATATAAGGACAATGCAACGCTCACTATATGTCTGTTAAACATACGATCACTCAAAAAACATAGTGTAGATATCAAGTATGATGCAAACATAAAGAACAGTGATCTAATTGCATTGACAGAAACACAACTTGTACCTCATAGCAATGATATTGACATCAAATCTCATCTACTACCATTCACTCTCTACAGGCAAGATCATCCTACTGATAGATTTTTGAGTTTGGCACTGTGTACCAGCAGATCAATAGAAATTAAGGAACATGAATACTTTCCACTAGCAAatgcaatgaaatttgtaataattatgaatAGATCAACAACTATGTGTCCCAACTTTACAGTGCTTTTTCTTTACCGAAAGAACAACTCAAATATAATACAATATGTAAGTCATCTACGAAATATCCTTGGCACTTATGCATTTGACATCATTCTTGGTGATTTCAACATCAACTACTTAAATGATGATAGCATTAGACCGCTAAAATCTTTAATGACCTCTCTAGGTTATTCACAGTTTGTACAAAATGCAACCTTTGTCTCATCAGGAAACATACTTGATCAAATTTacctaaaaacaacaaaatttgacaTCATAGAGAATACTGTAATTAGTGTCTACTACTCTGACCATGATGCTGTTAAAATATCCATAAAATATAACCAAGATACCGGTATTTAA